One stretch of Flavobacteriales bacterium DNA includes these proteins:
- a CDS encoding NUDIX domain-containing protein codes for MRYCVHYIFKNSKVLLLKRKLSNPFYPGIWTPVVGKIKTDEHPSLAVVRETQEETNLKIDNPKFLNHCMYDGDEYWFYHSISLENDIALNHENEQFDFFKRDNLPPNLWSFFKAELDKI; via the coding sequence ATGAGGTATTGTGTTCATTACATATTTAAAAACAGTAAAGTGCTACTGCTAAAAAGAAAACTAAGCAATCCTTTTTATCCCGGAATTTGGACTCCAGTAGTTGGTAAAATAAAAACTGACGAACATCCTTCCCTTGCTGTAGTAAGAGAGACACAAGAAGAGACTAACTTAAAAATTGATAATCCTAAATTTTTGAATCATTGTATGTACGACGGGGACGAATATTGGTTTTATCACTCCATTTCACTAGAAAATGATATCGCACTCAACCATGAAAATGAGCAATTCGACTTTTTCAAAAGAGATAATCTACCACCAAATTTATGGTCTTTTTTTAAAGCTGAACTCGATAAGATTTAA
- a CDS encoding DNA-formamidopyrimidine glycosylase family protein, translated as MPEGPEVKIASTYYNRFFEGSKNLRFNLLTEYYEKKYADVFDTVNKHHSKDFQATFTIGKNIFLPLTNGLFFNFHLGMTGGWNLDNIKHCHFRVSASDRELFFRDVRKFGKMRVLSLEELQNKHFKTFDLLNDDYDLDKHLNYLKEKVSATKSICSTLMDQRFFPGVGNYIKSEALYAAKIHPEKKWGKLSSKRRKELVFATQDIMQRSYISGGAELKDFKNPFHVSEFELKVYGKKEDENGNEIISTTTSDQRKSWYCPNVQK; from the coding sequence ATGCCTGAAGGACCAGAGGTAAAAATAGCATCCACTTATTACAATCGCTTTTTTGAAGGATCAAAAAACTTACGTTTTAATTTATTGACAGAGTATTACGAGAAAAAATACGCTGACGTTTTTGACACAGTAAACAAACACCATTCAAAGGATTTTCAAGCTACATTTACTATTGGAAAAAATATTTTTCTTCCACTAACCAATGGGCTTTTCTTTAACTTTCATTTAGGCATGACAGGTGGATGGAATTTAGATAACATTAAACATTGCCATTTTAGAGTGAGCGCTTCAGATAGGGAGCTTTTTTTTAGGGATGTTAGAAAGTTTGGCAAAATGAGAGTGTTATCTCTTGAAGAATTACAAAACAAACATTTCAAAACTTTCGACCTATTGAACGATGACTACGATTTGGATAAGCACCTTAATTACCTTAAAGAAAAAGTGAGTGCTACCAAATCTATCTGCTCTACCCTTATGGATCAACGTTTTTTTCCAGGCGTTGGCAACTATATCAAGTCTGAAGCATTGTATGCTGCCAAAATACATCCCGAAAAAAAATGGGGTAAGCTATCTTCTAAGAGGCGAAAAGAATTGGTGTTTGCCACTCAAGATATTATGCAAAGAAGCTATATCAGCGGGGGGGCTGAACTCAAGGATTTTAAAAACCCCTTTCACGTATCAGAATTTGAACTTAAAGTGTATGGTAAAAAAGAAGATGAAAATGGTAACGAAATAATAAGCACCACCACTTCAGACCAAAGAAAAAGTTGGTATTGCCCAAACGTCCAAAAATGA
- a CDS encoding heme-binding protein has protein sequence MKKLLILTVAILTLYGLFSFNVSKTENYNIIRTIDSVEIREYPSQIYASHYSEQTGNNSQFRVLANYIFGGNSKNEQIGMTSPVNMRLSSENKEMLFLMPERYEMESLPAPNSNEIEIIEMESRMVAAIRFSGYSNSAKVKRKKQELISTLEKYNITHANEFELLVYDSPYKVLNRRNEVIVILK, from the coding sequence ATGAAAAAATTACTAATTTTAACTGTAGCTATACTAACACTATACGGCCTATTTTCTTTTAACGTGAGCAAAACTGAAAACTACAATATAATACGAACCATCGACTCGGTAGAGATTAGAGAATATCCATCTCAAATTTATGCTAGTCATTATTCTGAACAGACAGGCAATAATTCTCAGTTTCGTGTTTTAGCAAATTATATTTTTGGCGGAAATAGTAAAAACGAGCAAATTGGAATGACTTCACCTGTCAATATGCGCCTGTCTTCTGAAAATAAAGAAATGCTATTTTTAATGCCAGAACGCTATGAAATGGAAAGTCTGCCTGCTCCTAATTCCAATGAAATTGAAATCATTGAAATGGAATCCCGAATGGTAGCTGCTATTCGTTTTTCGGGTTATTCCAACAGCGCAAAGGTAAAGCGCAAAAAACAAGAGTTAATCTCTACACTAGAAAAATACAATATCACTCATGCTAATGAGTTTGAACTACTCGTTTATGACTCTCCTTACAAAGTTTTGAATAGAAGAAACGAAGTTATCGTCATACTAAAATAA
- a CDS encoding glutathione peroxidase yields the protein MKIFLTFLITLLMASSSFSQSIHDISISSIDGKEISMSDFKDKYILIVNVASYCGYTSQYSDLQKLSQEYTDKLVVLGVPCNQFGGQEPGKASEIKTFCESKFNVTFPLTEKVDVKGNAQHPLYTWLTNKSKNGLDDFNVSWNFNKFLIGPNGKLMAYFKSGVSPLDNEITTKIQ from the coding sequence ATGAAAATATTTCTCACATTTTTAATTACACTACTTATGGCAAGTTCATCCTTTTCACAGTCTATACACGATATATCCATATCTTCTATTGATGGTAAAGAAATCAGCATGTCCGATTTTAAGGATAAATACATCCTTATTGTTAACGTTGCCTCCTACTGTGGCTATACTTCTCAGTATAGCGATTTGCAAAAACTAAGTCAGGAATATACTGACAAACTTGTTGTTCTTGGTGTGCCTTGCAATCAATTTGGTGGTCAAGAACCTGGCAAAGCGTCCGAAATAAAAACGTTTTGCGAAAGTAAATTCAATGTTACATTTCCTTTAACCGAAAAAGTCGATGTCAAAGGAAATGCTCAACACCCTTTATACACTTGGCTAACGAATAAATCTAAAAATGGTTTAGACGATTTTAATGTCTCTTGGAATTTCAATAAATTCTTGATAGGACCTAACGGAAAGTTGATGGCGTATTTCAAAAGTGGTGTTAGTCCTTTGGATAATGAGATAACAACAAAAATTCAATAA
- a CDS encoding fasciclin domain-containing protein, producing MKHLLRVLILSFISLTTFATVHQVNAGMFYYNPSSLTISLGDTVVWINDGGTHDVNANTNSVTGESFGNPESFNSSSTNVMGATIHTQVFNLAGTYEYDCSVGNHALQGMVGSITVEGGENGTVVEIIVNSPDHTILESAVILADLVDDLSGNGPFTVFAPTDAAFNALSAGALDALLDDENALTAVLLQHVHPGYVTADDLEEGMEVETLNEGILEVSVNGEVIMIDMSTVTFANIVADNGIVHVIDMVLLPSTDEQTVMDIIANSPIHTTLNQAITAANLQETLSGDGPFTVFAPADEAFDGLPPGTLDLILANQDELIDLLYNHVHSGEVYSEDLEDGMMVPTLNGTELEVSIDGMTVMINLATVIEADLPASNGVVHIIDKILLPGMGEVDTTVWSIIKASPIHTTLEAAIDAAGLGETLSGDGPYTVFAPTDDAFDALPEGAVDELLADIQLLTEILLHHVHADNALAEDLMDGMEIPTMNNDVLVVTIDGSSVMIDMASVIQADVVADNGVVHIIDMVLIPADPTSIEILFNNKDVEYLHTINLLGELVDRNSTDKIVIDIYSNGTSIKRYNLR from the coding sequence ATGAAACATCTACTACGAGTACTTATATTATCATTTATTTCTTTAACCACTTTCGCAACTGTTCATCAGGTTAATGCGGGAATGTTTTATTATAACCCAAGTTCACTGACTATATCATTAGGTGATACCGTTGTATGGATTAACGATGGCGGAACACACGATGTGAATGCAAATACAAACTCAGTCACAGGAGAAAGCTTTGGAAACCCAGAAAGCTTTAACTCATCCTCAACCAATGTTATGGGAGCTACTATACATACTCAAGTATTTAATTTAGCGGGAACATATGAATACGATTGTTCTGTAGGAAATCATGCTTTACAAGGTATGGTAGGCTCTATAACTGTTGAAGGTGGGGAAAACGGAACTGTTGTAGAAATTATAGTAAACTCACCTGATCATACTATTTTAGAGTCAGCTGTAATTTTAGCTGATTTAGTTGATGATCTTTCTGGCAACGGTCCGTTTACTGTATTTGCTCCAACAGATGCAGCCTTTAATGCCTTATCTGCAGGAGCTTTAGATGCTTTATTAGATGATGAAAACGCTCTAACTGCAGTTCTTCTTCAACACGTACACCCTGGCTATGTTACTGCTGATGACTTAGAAGAAGGTATGGAAGTGGAAACTCTTAATGAAGGTATTTTAGAAGTTTCTGTAAACGGTGAGGTAATTATGATTGATATGTCTACAGTTACTTTTGCTAATATAGTAGCTGATAATGGCATTGTACACGTTATTGATATGGTGCTTTTACCTTCTACAGATGAGCAAACAGTAATGGACATTATTGCAAACTCACCTATACACACAACTCTAAATCAAGCCATTACAGCTGCGAACTTGCAAGAAACACTTTCAGGTGATGGCCCATTCACAGTATTTGCACCAGCTGATGAAGCATTTGATGGTCTGCCGCCAGGAACACTTGACTTAATATTAGCAAACCAAGATGAACTAATTGACTTATTATATAATCACGTTCACTCTGGAGAAGTCTATTCAGAAGATCTAGAAGATGGCATGATGGTTCCAACATTGAACGGCACTGAATTGGAAGTTAGCATTGATGGAATGACAGTTATGATTAATCTAGCAACAGTCATAGAAGCAGATCTTCCTGCAAGTAATGGTGTAGTGCACATAATAGATAAAATATTATTACCTGGAATGGGAGAAGTAGACACTACAGTTTGGAGTATCATTAAAGCGTCTCCAATTCATACAACTTTGGAAGCAGCAATTGATGCCGCTGGTTTAGGGGAAACTTTATCAGGAGATGGTCCCTATACAGTATTTGCACCAACAGATGATGCCTTTGATGCATTACCTGAAGGAGCTGTAGATGAATTACTTGCTGATATCCAACTCTTAACAGAAATCCTATTACACCATGTTCACGCAGACAATGCTTTGGCAGAGGACTTAATGGACGGTATGGAAATCCCAACAATGAACAATGATGTGTTAGTTGTAACTATAGATGGAAGTAGCGTAATGATTGATATGGCCTCAGTTATTCAAGCTGATGTTGTAGCCGACAATGGCGTAGTACATATTATAGATATGGTATTAATTCCTGCAGATCCAACATCAATCGAAATACTCTTCAATAATAAAGACGTTGAGTATCTGCATACCATAAACCTATTAGGTGAATTAGTAGACAGAAACTCTACAGACAAAATAGTAATAGATATTTATTCCAACGGAACGAGTATTAAAAGATACAATTTACGCTAG
- a CDS encoding MerR family transcriptional regulator, whose amino-acid sequence MTKYSIDQFSQITGITKFVLRTWENRYGFLKAQRTDTKIRFYTDELLVRALNSNYLLENGYKISAISKLAHDEIAKKVDEIKNSSDDNSTESYYIAKLIKSALDFDSHLFHSTYEKGVEELGILEFYKNVLLVAFSKIGIFWLTNRIAPSQEHFLSELVKQKIGAAADAASMNDSFKETWLLFLPENEFHEIGLIFAKFLLINSGHEVVYLGANVPYGSLLQLAEKKHIDNVLFFSVSNTSKSNLDFTINYLEKSFPKSTHYLVANSLDINFLTKSHKITILDNLDDFVGIID is encoded by the coding sequence ATGACTAAGTATAGTATAGACCAGTTTTCACAAATCACTGGTATTACTAAGTTCGTTTTACGAACTTGGGAAAACCGTTATGGATTTTTGAAAGCACAACGAACCGATACCAAAATTCGATTTTATACTGATGAATTGTTAGTGCGTGCTCTGAATTCCAATTACCTGCTCGAAAATGGTTATAAAATATCAGCAATATCTAAATTAGCTCACGATGAAATCGCCAAAAAAGTTGATGAAATCAAAAACAGTTCTGATGACAATTCAACAGAGTCCTATTATATTGCAAAATTGATTAAGTCTGCTCTTGATTTTGATTCACATCTTTTTCACTCAACTTATGAAAAAGGGGTTGAGGAGTTAGGAATACTTGAGTTTTATAAAAACGTCTTATTAGTAGCCTTTTCTAAGATTGGAATTTTTTGGCTTACCAATAGAATAGCACCTTCGCAAGAGCATTTTCTTTCTGAACTTGTTAAACAAAAAATTGGAGCTGCTGCAGATGCTGCTTCTATGAACGATTCTTTTAAAGAAACGTGGTTATTATTCTTACCTGAAAATGAATTCCATGAAATTGGATTAATTTTTGCTAAGTTTTTACTTATAAATAGTGGGCACGAAGTTGTTTATTTAGGAGCAAACGTACCTTACGGATCGCTTTTACAGTTGGCTGAAAAAAAGCACATTGATAATGTCTTGTTTTTCTCTGTTTCTAACACTTCCAAAAGTAATCTTGATTTTACGATTAATTATTTAGAAAAGTCTTTCCCAAAATCAACACATTATTTAGTGGCAAATAGTCTTGATATTAATTTCTTAACTAAGAGTCATAAAATCACAATTCTTGATAACTTAGATGATTTTGTAGGAATTATTGACTAG
- a CDS encoding SRPBCC family protein, whose protein sequence is MAHYQLRKEQFLNTDIDTIWDFASSPANLKEITPDYMLFDITSKDLPEKMYPGMIISYRVSPLLNIKMNWVTEITQVKDKHFFIDEQRLGPYKMWHHQHFFEEKDGGILMTDIITYIPPFGILGDIANTLLIKKQLKGIFDYRFKVMDEKFNR, encoded by the coding sequence ATGGCTCATTACCAACTCCGTAAAGAACAGTTTTTAAATACAGATATAGATACTATTTGGGATTTCGCATCATCTCCGGCTAATTTGAAAGAAATTACCCCTGACTATATGTTGTTTGACATCACTTCAAAAGACTTGCCCGAGAAGATGTATCCCGGTATGATAATCTCCTATAGAGTATCTCCTTTGCTTAATATCAAGATGAATTGGGTAACCGAAATTACTCAAGTTAAAGACAAGCATTTTTTTATTGATGAACAACGATTAGGTCCATACAAGATGTGGCATCACCAACACTTTTTTGAAGAAAAAGACGGTGGAATTCTTATGACCGATATTATAACCTACATTCCTCCTTTTGGAATACTTGGAGATATTGCCAACACTCTATTAATCAAAAAACAGCTTAAAGGCATTTTTGACTATCGTTTTAAAGTAATGGATGAAAAATTTAATCGATAA
- a CDS encoding flavin reductase, whose translation MKRPWNIISPPVYSLVTYDDEGKVNMNICTYVSAVSMKPKIYSIAIDYTTKTYKNLEKSSKVVLQLLSANNLKVIRKLGKISGKLFDKDRYLNSYNLLQPWKNYAVLKDTCALIELEKKSVVNNHGDHAIFFFDVTGFKTISEKNVLSFQDLVDNRIIL comes from the coding sequence ATGAAACGACCTTGGAATATAATCAGCCCTCCTGTATATAGTTTAGTTACTTATGACGATGAAGGCAAAGTCAATATGAATATATGTACATACGTTTCTGCGGTGAGTATGAAGCCTAAGATATACTCTATTGCTATTGACTATACCACTAAGACGTATAAAAATCTTGAAAAATCTTCCAAAGTGGTGTTACAATTATTAAGTGCTAACAATCTAAAGGTTATTAGAAAGTTAGGTAAAATTAGCGGCAAACTTTTCGATAAGGATCGTTATCTTAATTCATACAATTTGCTTCAGCCATGGAAAAATTATGCTGTCTTAAAGGATACCTGTGCGCTAATAGAGTTAGAAAAAAAATCTGTTGTCAATAATCATGGTGATCACGCTATTTTTTTCTTTGACGTAACAGGTTTTAAAACCATTTCTGAAAAAAATGTGCTGTCCTTTCAAGACTTAGTGGATAATAGAATAATACTTTAA
- a CDS encoding flavin reductase: MHLTQEQIQQTPRIKRLNLINSITGVKPANLIGTVSDDGHTNLAVFSSIVHLGSNPALLGFVLRPQHEVRRDTYDNILQNKCYTINHIHTDFIENAHYTSAKFDKDESEFDKCNFTEEFLFDFQAPFVKESRVKLAMQLEDMLPIELNNCMMVIGSIQHLWIDDVAVEDDGQINLELLNDVGIGGLNSYYRLERIGQFPYARANELPDFR, translated from the coding sequence ATGCATCTTACTCAAGAACAAATACAACAAACACCACGCATCAAAAGGTTGAATTTAATCAATTCAATTACAGGTGTTAAACCAGCAAATTTAATAGGAACTGTTTCTGATGATGGGCATACTAATTTGGCGGTTTTTAGTTCAATAGTCCATTTGGGAAGTAATCCTGCTCTTTTGGGATTCGTCTTGCGTCCTCAACATGAAGTGAGGCGAGATACTTATGATAATATTTTGCAGAATAAGTGTTACACTATAAACCACATTCATACAGATTTTATTGAGAACGCTCATTATACGTCAGCAAAATTTGATAAAGATGAATCTGAATTTGATAAATGCAATTTTACTGAAGAATTTTTGTTCGACTTTCAAGCACCTTTTGTCAAGGAAAGTCGTGTTAAGCTAGCAATGCAATTAGAAGATATGTTACCAATAGAATTAAACAATTGTATGATGGTAATTGGTTCTATACAACATTTGTGGATTGACGATGTGGCTGTAGAGGATGATGGTCAAATCAATTTGGAGTTATTGAATGACGTTGGAATAGGAGGGTTAAATAGCTACTATAGGCTAGAAAGGATAGGGCAATTTCCATATGCTAGGGCTAACGAATTACCTGATTTTCGATAA
- a CDS encoding DUF2256 domain-containing protein yields MLKKPLPHKICTVCQRPFSWRKKWERVWEDVKYCSQRCRRNKSN; encoded by the coding sequence ATTTTGAAAAAGCCTTTGCCACATAAAATTTGTACCGTTTGTCAGAGACCTTTCTCTTGGCGAAAAAAGTGGGAAAGAGTATGGGAGGATGTTAAATACTGTAGCCAACGCTGTAGAAGAAATAAAAGTAATTAG
- a CDS encoding cryptochrome/photolyase family protein: protein MNSVNIIFPHQLFQQSDLLDNNFPIYLVEEYLFFKHYNFHKQKLAFHRASMKFYQSYLESKGKKVIYVQANETTSDIRLLIPELIDKGVREIHIINPVDDWLEKRLSEGAKDMLCTIYESPYFINLSDEYSDFFKATKKKYFQTSFYIEQRKKLRILIDKNASPTGGKWSYDTDNRKKYPKDKEAPKFRPLPSNEFYSEAVTYVNQNFSDNLGQLSDNPIYPNDFAQTSKWLNDFFDQRFYDFGIYEDAIVDKEHFLNHSILTPMLNVGLITPAQIIDAVLAYSQTNEIPLNSLEGFIRQIIGWREFIRGIYVAKGTEERNRNFFQHSRKIPPSFYDGTTGIVPIDTTIKKILKTAYAHHIERLMVLGNFMLLCEFDPDEIYRWFMELFIDAYDWVMVPNVYGMSQFADGGLMSTKPYISSSNYLRKMSNYKKDEWQDTWDALYWQFIDKHRDVFNKNIRMKFMVSMYDKMSSQKKEKFVQIVDNYFTTLDVEFKKTEKIKNG, encoded by the coding sequence ATGAATAGTGTAAATATTATTTTTCCTCATCAGTTATTTCAGCAAAGTGATTTGTTAGATAATAACTTCCCTATATACCTTGTTGAGGAATACCTATTTTTTAAACACTACAATTTTCATAAACAAAAACTGGCTTTCCATAGAGCAAGTATGAAGTTTTATCAATCTTATCTTGAGTCAAAAGGCAAAAAAGTAATCTATGTTCAAGCTAATGAAACAACTTCAGACATTCGCCTATTGATACCTGAACTAATCGACAAAGGTGTGCGTGAAATACACATCATTAATCCAGTTGATGATTGGCTTGAAAAAAGATTGTCAGAGGGGGCTAAAGATATGCTTTGTACCATCTATGAAAGTCCATATTTTATTAATCTATCAGATGAATATTCAGACTTTTTTAAGGCGACCAAGAAGAAGTATTTTCAAACCTCTTTTTACATTGAGCAACGTAAAAAATTAAGGATATTAATAGATAAAAATGCTTCACCCACAGGCGGTAAATGGAGCTATGACACCGATAATAGAAAGAAGTATCCTAAAGATAAAGAAGCGCCCAAATTCAGGCCTTTGCCGTCCAACGAATTTTATTCGGAGGCTGTAACCTATGTCAATCAGAATTTTTCTGATAATCTTGGTCAACTGTCCGATAATCCTATTTACCCCAATGATTTTGCTCAAACATCAAAATGGCTTAATGACTTCTTTGACCAACGATTTTATGACTTTGGTATTTATGAAGATGCTATTGTAGACAAAGAACACTTTCTTAATCATAGTATTCTTACGCCCATGCTTAATGTGGGTTTAATAACTCCTGCGCAAATTATAGATGCTGTGTTGGCTTATAGCCAGACCAATGAAATCCCCCTTAATTCCTTAGAAGGATTTATCCGTCAAATTATTGGTTGGAGAGAATTTATAAGAGGAATATATGTTGCTAAAGGTACTGAAGAAAGAAACCGTAATTTCTTTCAACATAGTCGTAAAATACCACCTTCTTTTTATGATGGCACTACAGGAATAGTGCCCATTGACACAACCATAAAAAAGATACTAAAAACAGCTTATGCTCATCATATAGAACGGTTGATGGTATTAGGCAATTTCATGTTGTTGTGTGAGTTTGATCCAGATGAAATTTACCGTTGGTTTATGGAGTTATTTATTGATGCTTACGATTGGGTGATGGTGCCTAATGTATATGGCATGAGTCAATTTGCTGACGGTGGACTCATGTCTACTAAGCCGTACATAAGTAGTAGTAACTATTTGAGAAAAATGAGTAATTACAAAAAGGATGAATGGCAAGATACATGGGACGCATTATACTGGCAGTTTATAGATAAACACAGGGATGTCTTTAATAAAAACATAAGAATGAAATTTATGGTTTCTATGTATGATAAAATGTCAAGCCAAAAAAAGGAGAAATTCGTACAAATTGTAGATAATTATTTTACAACTTTGGACGTTGAATTTAAAAAAACAGAAAAGATAAAAAATGGCTAG
- a CDS encoding metallophosphoesterase yields the protein MARIIFTTILIAFILSIDIYVWSAFKSQITGNPIFKYGFWLITAITIALMYYPAINTNMTLYPNYLVIIFGFVFTIIASKLAMILPLLIDDVIRLFKYLYQSIFVNKSLSLGGQPISRIDFLKNTALGIGALTFSLFSYGILVGRFNFKKHIVDLSLNNFPKGSKPLKIVQISDLHLGSFQRKDKLLEAVELINEEKPDLIFFTGDLVNNHAKEAEPFVDTLKQLKSKYGKFAVLGNHDYADYVGLDLNSEDGRSKWQRNFDEIKSHFANSDFKLLLNETEMLSLDGLEINVVGVENWGDGRFSKYGDLEKAMLSAKEGIPTFLLSHDPTHWTNKVIPFSKQVDLQLAGHTHGMQFGIEIGGVKWSPSQWKYKFWAGLYQNKEQYLYVNRGIGHLGYPGRVGIMPEITILNIQST from the coding sequence ATGGCTAGAATTATTTTTACAACAATACTCATAGCTTTCATTTTAAGTATCGACATTTATGTATGGTCGGCGTTTAAAAGTCAAATTACAGGAAATCCAATATTTAAATATGGCTTTTGGCTCATTACTGCAATTACTATTGCTTTGATGTATTACCCAGCTATAAATACCAATATGACACTTTACCCCAATTATTTGGTAATTATTTTTGGTTTTGTGTTTACCATAATTGCATCCAAATTAGCAATGATTTTACCTTTGTTGATTGATGATGTTATTCGTCTATTTAAGTATTTGTATCAATCCATTTTTGTAAATAAAAGCTTATCTCTAGGTGGTCAGCCAATTAGCAGAATAGATTTTTTAAAAAATACAGCTTTAGGTATTGGGGCATTAACTTTTTCACTGTTTTCATATGGAATTCTTGTAGGCAGGTTTAATTTTAAAAAACACATAGTTGATTTATCACTAAACAACTTTCCTAAAGGATCTAAGCCTTTGAAGATTGTTCAGATTTCGGATTTGCATTTGGGTAGTTTTCAAAGAAAAGATAAGCTTTTGGAAGCGGTAGAATTAATCAATGAAGAAAAGCCTGACTTGATATTTTTTACAGGAGATTTGGTCAATAATCATGCTAAAGAAGCCGAGCCATTTGTTGACACATTAAAGCAGCTCAAATCGAAGTATGGTAAATTTGCAGTTTTGGGAAATCACGATTATGCAGACTATGTTGGTTTAGATTTAAATTCTGAAGACGGTCGTTCCAAATGGCAAAGGAATTTTGATGAGATAAAATCGCATTTTGCAAATTCGGATTTCAAACTTTTACTCAATGAAACCGAGATGCTTAGTCTGGATGGATTAGAAATAAATGTAGTCGGAGTAGAGAATTGGGGCGATGGTAGGTTTTCAAAATACGGTGATTTAGAAAAAGCCATGCTATCGGCTAAAGAAGGTATTCCAACTTTTTTACTTTCTCATGATCCTACACATTGGACTAACAAGGTTATTCCTTTCTCTAAACAAGTAGACTTACAATTAGCAGGGCATACTCATGGAATGCAGTTTGGTATTGAAATTGGCGGCGTAAAATGGAGCCCTTCGCAATGGAAGTATAAATTTTGGGCTGGTCTTTACCAAAACAAAGAGCAATACCTTTACGTCAATAGAGGTATAGGTCATTTGGGTTATCCTGGAAGAGTAGGAATTATGCCTGAAATAACTATTTTAAATATTCAATCAACCTAA